The uncultured Desulfovibrio sp. region CCTTGGTATCCGCCATGTGGGCGAGCAGACGGCCCGCACCCTGGCAGCGCGCTTTGCGGATCTGGACGAACTGGAAAATGCCACGGTGGAAAGCCTGCTCGCCCTGCCCGATGTGGGGCCGGAAGTGGCTTCGTCCATACGCAACTTTTTTGACAGCCCCGCCAACCGCGAGCAGCTTGCACGTCTCAAGGAGAAGGGGCCGTGGCCCAAGGGCGCGGATTCGGCTCAGGGCGCGCAAACCCTTGTCGAAGGGCCGCTGGCTGGCAAAACCATTCTTTTTACGGGCACCATCAGCGTGCCGCGCGGCACGGCACAAAAGTGGGCCGAGGCCGCCGGGGCTGTTCCCCTTGGTGCTGTCAGCAAAAAACTGGACTATCTTGTGGCGGGCGAAAAGGCGGGCAGCAAGCTGGACAAGGCGCGCTCCCTTGGCGTAACCGTGCTGGATGAAACGGAATTCAGAAACCTGTTGCGTGAATCCGGCATTGAGCCGGAATAACGGAAACGGAGAAGCTATGAGCACTTCTATTATTGTGGTCGGGGCCAGCGGGCGCATGGGCAAAACCATCAGCGGGCTTGTAGAAGCCGACCCGCAGTTCACCCTTGCGGGGCTGGTGGACAGCCCGGAGCGCATAGCCGCTCTAGCGGGCGCTGCCTGTCCTGTTTCCGACAGCTTGGCTGCCCTGTTGCCCAAGCTTCCTGGTGCAGTGGTCATTGACTTCACCGCGCCTGCCGTGAGCCTGCAATCGGCGCAGGCCGTGGCGCAGACGGGCAACGCCCTAGTTATCGGCACCACGGGCTTTACCGATGAGCAAAAGGATGAACTGCGCGCCCTTGCCGACAAGGCCCCCATTTTCTGGGCCTCGAACATGAGCATCGGCGTGAATGTGCTGCTCAACATCCTGCCCCAGCTTACCAAGGCCCTTGGCGAAGATTATGATATTGAAATGGTGGAGCTGCACCACAACCGCAAAAAGGACAGCCCCAGTGGCACGGCCCTGACACTTGGCGAGTGCCTTGCCGAGGCCCGCGACTGGAAGCTCAACGATGTGCGCTGCTCCAGCCGTGACGGCATCATCGGCGCTCGCCCCAAGGAGCAGATCGGCATTCAGGCCATACGCGGCGGGGATGTGGTGGGCGTACACACCGTGTACTTTATGGGGCCCGGGGAGCGCATTGAAGTGACCCATCAGGCCCACTCGCGCGAGAATTTTGCGCGCGGCGCTATCCGCGCCGCTGGCTGGATGGCAGGGCAGAAGCCCGGCAAGCTCTATAGCATGCAGGATGTGATTAAGGATATCTAGCAGATAGAGCTTCGCAGGCTGTTTCTACCTTCGTAAGCTTTCAGTTTTGTACAATATCCGTTGGTCTTACTTCTTTTGGGCAGACCAATGCAGGGTGTTTAAAACAGGCCCGCTTTCGTTCAGTGGCAACACGTTAGGTGCTGCATTGAACGAAGGCGGGTCTGATCTGTTTTATTGCTGCCGTGCCTGTGTCGATGGGGCAGAGCGCGAAAAAGCCCCTGAACAGTTTGCCGTTCAGGGACTTTGCATTTGTTGCAGGGCAGGCTCACTTCCGCGCCAGCTAGGAAACCATCTGCGCAATGAGCTTTTTGAGTTCCTGCGCCTGCTTCGCCAGTTCCGTCACTGCGTTTGCAGATTGCGACATGGCGGAGGCCGTCTCAGAGCTGATGGTGTTGATCTGCTCCACAGCCCGGTTGATCTCGTCGCTGGTGGCCGACTGTTCTTCAGCGGCGGCGGCGATGGAATGAGCCTGATCCGCAGCCTGATCCACCAGCACCACAATTTCGGAAAGTGCCTCGCCGGAGGTTCCGGCAAGCTCGGTAGTCTGCTCGATGGTGTCTACAGTCTGGTTGACCTGATCAATGTTCTGCGTGGTGCCGTTCTGGATGCCCTGAATGGCGGAACCAACCTCTCGGGTTGCCTGCATGGTCTTTTCCGCCAGCTTGCGCACTTCGTCGGCCACAACGGCAAATCCGCGTCCGGCTTCGCCCGCGCGCGCCGCTTCGATGGCCGCGTTAAGGGCCAGCAGGTTGGTCTGATCTGCAATGTCTGAAATCACGGTCATGATCTGGCCGATACTCTGGGCCTGATCGCCCAGCGAGGCCATGCCGGTCTTGAGGCCCATTGCCTGCGTGTGCAACTGGTTGATGCCCTGCACCACCTTGTTGACCACTTCTGCGCCGTGTTCCGCCTTGCGCTTGGCATTGATGGTAGTGTCCGAGGCGCCGCCCGCATTGCGCGCAACCTCAAGCACTGAGGCATTCATCTGCTCCATGGCGGTGGCGGTTTCAGAAACACGCTGCGTCTGCTGATCCGCGCCACGGCTGGCCTGTTCCACCTGTGTGGAAAGTTCCTCGGTAGCGGTGGAAAGCCTGTCGGCAATGGCATTGGCGTTCTGCGCCACCTGGGCAACGGCATCGCGCTGTTGCTCAATGGTTGCCTGCTGTTTTTTAATTTCCGTCAGGTCAAACACAAGTGTTACTGCGCCCACAATGTTGCCGTCCAGATCGCGGATCAGCGAAGCATCAATGCGCAGTTTTTTGTGCTGGCCGTCTGCAAAGGTCATTTCTGCTTCAATGCCATGTGCGTTTACTTCCTCGCTCAGACATTTATGGCAGATGGTGCGCTTGCTGGCATCCCCGTAGAAAAATTCAGCCGCTGTCATACCCTTATAATCTGCAGGCTTGCCGCTCTTGCCCACAAGTTTGACCATGGCGTCATTTACATAGGTAATGCACACATCTGTATCTGCCACAAGGGTGGGGAAGGTGATGCCCTGCAATACGCCGTCAGCAAAACCCAGGCGGTTTTTGAGTACAGCGGTCATTTCTTTGAAATTGCCTGCCAGTTCAGCCAGTTCAAAGCTGTAATTGCCCGTGAGCGTGGCCTTGAAGTCGCCGTGCGCAATCTGTGCGCTGTAGTCCATAATGTTCTTCAGCGGGGCGGTGATGATCCGGCGAACCATAAACACAATGCTGCCCAGCAATACAACGAAAATACCGATGGCAACGAGAATAAGAATGTTGCGTTGCTCAATGGCGTCTTTTGCAAGATCGTCTGTAAAGGCGGAGGTGCAGACAAGCCAGCCTGTTCTTTCAATGGTTTGAAAAACAATCACCTTGTCCTTACCCTGAAACTCATAATCAAAAGAGCCGTTCTTGATTTTGAGCGCCTTGACTACAAACTCCAGTTTGCTGACATCGCTCATGTGAGTATCAGCATTGGGGTGGGCGATAACGCGACCGTTGGCATCAATAATAAATGCATAGCCATGTGATGCAACAGTTATGTTAAAAACATGACTTTTGATGTATTCAAGCCAGTTGATGGTTACGCACACAGCTCCAATGGGCTTGCCGTTTTCGCCAAAAACTGGGGTTGCAATGGCAAGGACTTCTTTTTTGGTGGTTTTTGCAACAATGATATCGGGGTCAATGGCATCCTTGCCCTGCATAGCTATTTTGAAATAACTCCTGTCGCCATAATTATTGCCAATAAAGGATTCGCCCTGGCTTGACGCCCCTGATACGGCGATACCCTGAGCATTCAACACATAGATAGAGTTGATGCCCTTGTATTCTTTTACGAGGGCTTTGATCAGGGCGTCCATTTCGGCTCTGTCGCCTTCGATGGCTTTTTTAGCCTGACCGCTCTGGGCTGGGACCTTGATCATGCTCATGTTTGCATCGATCAAATCATTTACGTTGGCGATAAGACCATTATTTATGATCTTCATGCCGTCTACAGACGTTTTGTTGACGACATTGTATGAAGATTTTCCAACGTAAATGACAAGACTTGAAACGCCAATGAGCAATACAATGCTTATGATTGTGGCTAATACAGTGTTTACACTCTTGAATGACAGGCGTGCCATGATATCCTCCAGTGAACTCGTGCAGCCAGGATGATTATAATGTGGTGGTAACGTATGTTAAAAAAATTATCATTCCGTTAACACTTTACATCTCTCCAAAATATTTTCACTTTTACTAGTCAAAAGAATCGTCAAATCCAATATAAACTTTATATCATTTGTAATAATATTTTAATGAAAATGCAGTATTGCAATATGTATTCATGTGATTATTTGTGGCAAATATTTAAAACACAGCAAAAATTCCGCTTATATCATCGCCTGCTGAGTCTGAATACAGCGCCAAGAATGAGCGCGCCGCCTGCAAAAATTCCCAGACCCGGAGCATCGTTAAAGAGCAGCCACGCCGCAATTATGGCGTAAACCGGCTCAAGCGTGATGATAACAGCTGCCTGCCGGGCCTTGAGGGCGGTGAGGCTGCTGACGTAAAGGCTGTAGGCGAGGGCGGTGCACAAAAGGCCCAGGCAGAATATCCACAGCCAGTCCAGCGCGACAATGCCCGGCACATCCGCTGCTGCAATGGGCAGAAGGCAAATGATGATTACCATATTTTGCCACCAGCAGGTATGCATGCCAGACATGCCCCCGGCAAAGTGCCGGTTTGCTATGGCCACCAGACCGTAGACCGCAGCGGAAACCATGCCCCACAGCAGGCCGTGGGTTGCAGTATCAGCCAGCGAAAACGAAGGCGTCAGGCACACAAGCCCAATGCTCACCATGCCAATGCATTGCAATTCCCGGGCACTTGGGCGTTCGCGGTAGGCAATGGCTTCAAACAGGGCCGTAAAGGCGGGAAAACACGCAAAGCCGAGCGTGCCCACCGCAATGCCGCCCAGTTTTATCCCCATAAAAAATGTGACAAAATGGAGGGTCAGCAGAATGCCGCTTACGGCAAGGCCTGTCAGGTCGCGTGCCGCAATTCCATGCCAGGGCGGATCACGCCGGATAAGGCAGACGCAGCCAAGGGCGGCCACTGCAACCACGGCCCTGCCCCAGACAAGATCAACGGCGGAACACTGGCACAATTTACCAAAAATGCCAGAGATACCAAACAGAACCGTCGCTGCGTGCATGCGGATCAAGGCTGCGCGCACGGCGCTTTGCTGCATTGCGTCCTTGTTGGGTGCTGTGGTAGATTGTAATTGTGGGGGCGCAGCCTGTCTGGCATTCTGCATGCAAGCTCCTTTATTCTGTCTGTGCGCTATGGATACATTCATGGGCCGCGCGCGGCAAGCAGAGCGAGGCAAGGGGGCATGCACCTGGCATATTTGCCATGCCCGCATCCTGATCTGTGGTAAGACTGAATAATGTTTCTGGAAAAAAGTCTAGATTTTATCTTGAAATTCACGAGCAGGTAGTGTAGCGCAAAAAGAAAACATAGCGTAACACGATGCTTGGCGAACTTGCGCCAAGCCGCACGCAACATCGGGGGCATCATGCCGCAGGTCGCAGCACGTATTAACGACGATCAGGAACGCTGGCTCAAAGACTACTTCCGCACAAAGAGCGCGGGGGCGGAGTTTATCCTTCCCTGGGCGGTGGACACGTTTTTTCGGGCAATCACGGGCATCAAGCATATCTTTAGTGCTGCGGAGCTGAAAACCATTGTGGAAGCCCACAAGGATATGAAGCTCATGCCCGACCATACGCGGCTTTCGTATCTTTTGCTGCGCGTTACGGATGCCTGCGACATCAACGGTGTACATCTGCGGCATGGGGCCAGCAAATCCAGCCTTGAGGCCAAGATCAAAAGCCTTGACGACACGCAGGCCACAGCCCTGATGGTATGGGCCTCTGCTTTTTGGGTCAGCCGCAACTGCTCTGCGGAAAATATGGACGAGTACATCAAGGCGTATTGATTTTTTTGCGCCGTCTGCTTAAGTTCACACCGCTTTTGCGGCCCGGAGCGTAGCGACCAAACCGGAGCCGCGCCCGGTGAGGCTTGCGGTGCGCTTCATAGTTGTTGCATGCCGTGCTCATGAGTCCGCCGCTACCGGGCGGCGCGAGGGGTTGCCCTGTGCTGGCAACTCCTGCGGTGCGGGCAACTGCCGGATTCGGCATCATTCATGGTCGCTTGTGCGACCTTTTTTTAGGCGCGATCAATCGCGCAAGAGAGTTTGTCATGCTGCAAATACTGCGGGCAAAACTGCATTGCATTCGTGTTACCGGGTGCGAACTGAACTACCACGGCTCGGTGACGCTTGACCCGGAGCAGTGCCGCGAGGCGGGCATCTACCCGCTGGAATTTGTGTATATCTGGAACAAGAGCAACGGACAGCGCATTTCCACCTACGTCATCTACGGCGAGCCGGGTTCGCGCTGCTGCATACTTAATGGTGCGGCGGCCCGGGCCTGCCAGCGTGGGGATGAAGTTATCATCAGCGCTTACGAATACGTGAACGGCCCTCAGGATCTGTACAGCCGCAAACCCGTGGTGCTGACCTTTAACGAGGACAACAGCATTCATGAGCGCCTGCGCTATGTGGTGGACGGGGAAGAAGAAGGCGACTTTGGCTTTCATGTGGAAACCGAATAGCCGCAGGCTCCGGCAGAACGTATGAGACGCTCTTGAGCCGAACAGTGTACTATAAACGAAAAGAGGCCCCGCGGGGCCTCTTTTCGTTTATAGTACGGCGCGCATAAAAGCCGCGCGGATCATTCGTTGGTGATAATCAGGTACAAATCGCCTTGCCACGGGCCCACGCGCTTGCCCAGCCCGCGCAGTCGAATGGGTTTGCCCACGGCAAAATCCGGGGGCAGGGTGATCTCGACAGTTTTCAGTTCGCCAGAAAGGGCCTGGCGTATTTGCAGGCGAATGCGTTTGCCGGGCGCAAGGTTGGCCGAGGGCAGCGCAAGGGTTTGTTCCTCATCGATCTGACGGCGCAGCCAGCCCTTGACCATGCCGGTAACGCCCTTGCTGTGGTCTTTGTTCCACTTGGGCGTGCCCCAGGCCAGATTGCTCTTGTGCAGCTTTACATTGCGCTTTTCCGCCGCGGGTTTTTCCTTGGGCTGGTCAAAAGCAGGCCCTTCCTTTTGGTAAGGCGCTTCCTGCTGGGGGGGCGCTTCTTCCTGATGCTGGCGGTTCAGTTCGCTGTAAATATCTTCAAAAACGCGGCGGGCAAAGGGATCTGTCAGCAGGTCGCGCAGCACGTCATGCTCAGAATAGCCGTTCTGCGCATTTTTTTGGTCTGCAGTTTTGTTTTTTTGCTGCTCTTGATTCTGCTCTTTTTGGGCTTTCCCGGTCTCGTCTGCGGCCCGTGCCCCGGCAGCGGGGTCAGCCGCACCAGAGCTGTCTTCTTTTGCGTCAGAGCCTGCTTGCTGCCCGTTGCTGCCTTGAGAGCCATTTTCAGCCTGGGTCTTCTGTTCGGCCCTGTCGTCAGTGGGTTCTTCCTTTGCGGCCCGCGCATTGCTCTCTGCCTGCGCAGCCCTGCTGGCCTCTGTTGAAGCCCGCACGCCGTCCTCATGCTTGAGTATGGCGGAAAGGGCCACATAGGCCTCGTTGAGCAGCTGAAATTCCCGGCTGGCGTCCGGGTTGCCGGGGTTGAGATCGGGGTGCAGCTCAAAAGCGCGACGCCGATAGGCCCGCTTGAGGTCAGCCGTATCGGCGTTTTTTTTAAGCTTGAGAATGTCGTAGCATTCTTTCAGCGATATCTGGCGGGGGCGGCGTCGCATGATTACTTCAGGATAAGCGCATTGGCTTCACAGGTGGCATCGGAAGCCAGCAGGCCGTTTTCGTGCAGGTAGTCGCGGCCTTCGCGCGCAAAATCCGCATGCAGCGCGCCAGTTTCGATGCCGGGGCAGAATTCCTTGGCCATGGCGAGGCTGGTCGGGTCTTCAATGTTGCCACGAAAAAAGGGCCATGCGCGGCAGATTGAAGGCTTGCCCTCGTGCACGCCGCAGCCGCTGCCCTGGCGAAAAAATACGCAGTAGCCGTCTTCGCCGCAGCGAATTTTGAGCTTGCCGCCAATGCGTTCGCAATAGCTGTCTGCCACTGCTTCCGGCGCTTGCTGCATGTGCGCTGCCAGCCGGATCAGGTCTGTGGGGCTTACGACAATGCCGCCTCTTCCTTCGCAGCAGTGGCCGCACATGCGGCAGTTGAAAACCGATTCTCCGTGAGCGGCAGACATGGGCTATAATCCTTGGCCTTAAAAAGTGAGCGAGGGGCGCATGAGGCGCTCGTGTTCCACCATGATGCAGGAATCTTCAACTACTGTCATGCCTGTACGGGCTAACAGCTGACGTGCCTCGATCGAGCGTATGCCAAGCTGCATCCAGAAAACTTTTGGTTTCCAGGGCAGATCCAGTACTTCCTGCGCGTGGGCGGGGCAGTATTCCGGCGCGCGAAACAGATTGACGATATCCACCGGCCCGGGCAGTTCCGCAAGACAGGTCAACGCAGGCAGCCCCCAAACGGTTTTGCGCACGGGGTGGACAGGAAAAATCGTGTATCCCTGCTCCAGCAGATAGCGCCCGACCCTGTCCACGGCCTGTCCGGCTTTGTCCTTGGCGCCGATAATGGCGACGCTGCGTGATTCGCCAAACATGGCGCGCATCAGTCTGTCGTCAAGCATAGTACATCCATGCCGCAAGAGGGCGGATTATCAGCGGGCAGCCCTTTGGGTTGCTCCCGTTAGTATATCTGTAATCTGTTTTAATAGACGGCAATGGCAAAATGCGCAAGTTCCCAGCCCCGGTCTGGCGGAATCTTTTACCGAGGCAGCGTTAACATCTTGCCGAGTTTGACAATTAAAAGGAGGCAGGGCAAGCCCCGCCTCCTTTGCCGCAACAATTGCGAAATGCGCTATGCAGCCTTGGGCGGAGGGCTGGTTTCCTTGCCGGGTTCGCGCAAGGGGCCGGAAAAGAGCGGGGCTATTGCCAGAAGTTTATCTGTTTTACCAAATAGATACACCACATCGTCGGCTTCAAACAGGTCATTGGCTTCGGGCGATGCCTGGGTCACGCCGTTACGAAGAATGGCAATGACCGTTACGCCGTATTTGCGGCGCATCTGGCTTTGGGCAAGGCTGATGCCGCAAAGGGGCGAGGCGGCGGCAAGGCGCATGGCCTGAA contains the following coding sequences:
- a CDS encoding DMT family transporter yields the protein MQNARQAAPPQLQSTTAPNKDAMQQSAVRAALIRMHAATVLFGISGIFGKLCQCSAVDLVWGRAVVAVAALGCVCLIRRDPPWHGIAARDLTGLAVSGILLTLHFVTFFMGIKLGGIAVGTLGFACFPAFTALFEAIAYRERPSARELQCIGMVSIGLVCLTPSFSLADTATHGLLWGMVSAAVYGLVAIANRHFAGGMSGMHTCWWQNMVIIICLLPIAAADVPGIVALDWLWIFCLGLLCTALAYSLYVSSLTALKARQAAVIITLEPVYAIIAAWLLFNDAPGLGIFAGGALILGAVFRLSRR
- the panD gene encoding aspartate 1-decarboxylase, encoding MLQILRAKLHCIRVTGCELNYHGSVTLDPEQCREAGIYPLEFVYIWNKSNGQRISTYVIYGEPGSRCCILNGAAARACQRGDEVIISAYEYVNGPQDLYSRKPVVLTFNEDNSIHERLRYVVDGEEEGDFGFHVETE
- a CDS encoding J domain-containing protein, encoding MRRRPRQISLKECYDILKLKKNADTADLKRAYRRRAFELHPDLNPGNPDASREFQLLNEAYVALSAILKHEDGVRASTEASRAAQAESNARAAKEEPTDDRAEQKTQAENGSQGSNGQQAGSDAKEDSSGAADPAAGARAADETGKAQKEQNQEQQKNKTADQKNAQNGYSEHDVLRDLLTDPFARRVFEDIYSELNRQHQEEAPPQQEAPYQKEGPAFDQPKEKPAAEKRNVKLHKSNLAWGTPKWNKDHSKGVTGMVKGWLRRQIDEEQTLALPSANLAPGKRIRLQIRQALSGELKTVEITLPPDFAVGKPIRLRGLGKRVGPWQGDLYLIITNE
- a CDS encoding YkgJ family cysteine cluster protein, which produces MSAAHGESVFNCRMCGHCCEGRGGIVVSPTDLIRLAAHMQQAPEAVADSYCERIGGKLKIRCGEDGYCVFFRQGSGCGVHEGKPSICRAWPFFRGNIEDPTSLAMAKEFCPGIETGALHADFAREGRDYLHENGLLASDATCEANALILK
- the dapB gene encoding 4-hydroxy-tetrahydrodipicolinate reductase; this translates as MSTSIIVVGASGRMGKTISGLVEADPQFTLAGLVDSPERIAALAGAACPVSDSLAALLPKLPGAVVIDFTAPAVSLQSAQAVAQTGNALVIGTTGFTDEQKDELRALADKAPIFWASNMSIGVNVLLNILPQLTKALGEDYDIEMVELHHNRKKDSPSGTALTLGECLAEARDWKLNDVRCSSRDGIIGARPKEQIGIQAIRGGDVVGVHTVYFMGPGERIEVTHQAHSRENFARGAIRAAGWMAGQKPGKLYSMQDVIKDI
- a CDS encoding methyl-accepting chemotaxis protein, whose amino-acid sequence is MARLSFKSVNTVLATIISIVLLIGVSSLVIYVGKSSYNVVNKTSVDGMKIINNGLIANVNDLIDANMSMIKVPAQSGQAKKAIEGDRAEMDALIKALVKEYKGINSIYVLNAQGIAVSGASSQGESFIGNNYGDRSYFKIAMQGKDAIDPDIIVAKTTKKEVLAIATPVFGENGKPIGAVCVTINWLEYIKSHVFNITVASHGYAFIIDANGRVIAHPNADTHMSDVSKLEFVVKALKIKNGSFDYEFQGKDKVIVFQTIERTGWLVCTSAFTDDLAKDAIEQRNILILVAIGIFVVLLGSIVFMVRRIITAPLKNIMDYSAQIAHGDFKATLTGNYSFELAELAGNFKEMTAVLKNRLGFADGVLQGITFPTLVADTDVCITYVNDAMVKLVGKSGKPADYKGMTAAEFFYGDASKRTICHKCLSEEVNAHGIEAEMTFADGQHKKLRIDASLIRDLDGNIVGAVTLVFDLTEIKKQQATIEQQRDAVAQVAQNANAIADRLSTATEELSTQVEQASRGADQQTQRVSETATAMEQMNASVLEVARNAGGASDTTINAKRKAEHGAEVVNKVVQGINQLHTQAMGLKTGMASLGDQAQSIGQIMTVISDIADQTNLLALNAAIEAARAGEAGRGFAVVADEVRKLAEKTMQATREVGSAIQGIQNGTTQNIDQVNQTVDTIEQTTELAGTSGEALSEIVVLVDQAADQAHSIAAAAEEQSATSDEINRAVEQINTISSETASAMSQSANAVTELAKQAQELKKLIAQMVS
- a CDS encoding CoA-binding protein; its protein translation is MLDDRLMRAMFGESRSVAIIGAKDKAGQAVDRVGRYLLEQGYTIFPVHPVRKTVWGLPALTCLAELPGPVDIVNLFRAPEYCPAHAQEVLDLPWKPKVFWMQLGIRSIEARQLLARTGMTVVEDSCIMVEHERLMRPSLTF